In a genomic window of Balaenoptera ricei isolate mBalRic1 chromosome 3, mBalRic1.hap2, whole genome shotgun sequence:
- the APC2 gene encoding adenomatous polyposis coli protein 2 isoform X2, which yields MGLLGLLSLLHSAFFGDQALQELKMTSSVAPYEQLVRQVEALKAENSHLRQELRDNSSHLSKLETETSGMKEVLKHLQGKLEQEARVLVSSGQTEVLEQLKALQMDITSLYSLKFQPPALAPEPTARTPEGSPVHSSGPSKDSFGELSRATIQLLEELDRERCFLLNEIEKEEKEKLWYYSQLQGLSKRLDELPHVETFSMQMDLIRQQLEFEAQHIRSLMEERFGTSDEMVQRAQIRASRLEQIDKELLSAQDRVQQTEPQALLAVKSMPMDEDPEAEVPTHPEDGAPQPGNSKVEVVFWLLSMLATRDQEDTARTLLAMSSSPESCVAMRRSGCLPLLLQILHGTEAGAGGRNGTPGAPGAKDARMRANAALHNIVFSQPDQGLARREMRVLHVLEQIRAYCETCWDWLQARDGGPEGGGAGGAPVPIEPQICQATCAVMKLSFDEEYRRAMNELGGLQAVAELLQVDYEMHKMTRDPLNLALRRYAGMTLTNLTFGDVANKAALCARRGCMEAIVAQLASESEELHQVVSSILRNLSWRADISSKKVLREVGSMTALMQCVLRASKESTLKSVLSALWNLSAHSTENKAAICQVDGALGFLVSTLTYKCQSNSLAIIESGGGILRNVSSLIATREDYRQVLRDHNCLQTLLQHLTSHSLTIVSNACGTLWNLSARSAGDQELLWDLGAVGMLRNLVHSKHKMIAMGSAAALRNLLAHRPAKYQAAATAVSPGACAPSLYVRKQRALEAALDARHLAQALDHLEKQGLPEAEAASKKPLPPLRHLDGLAQDYASDSGCFDDDDAPSLATAAAATAEPASPAVLPLFLGSPFLQGQALARAPPARRGGLESEKEAGGEAAVAARAKAKLALAVARIDRLVEDISALHTSSDDSFSLSSGDPGQEAPREGRAHSCSPCRGPEVGRREAGGRAHPLLRLKAAHASLSNDSLNSGSTSDGHCPREHSRPYPLAALAEHCEGPLCGQARPSRLDLNLPSGQVEPKARDAAATDARVCTIKLSPTYQHVPLLEGTARAGAGSLAPRARKQAWLPAEDLNKVPEKLAAEKAPLCLSRCSSLSSLSSAGRPGPSEAGDLDDSDSSLEGLEEAGPSEAGLDGAWQGPGAASLPMAIPVPQRGRGLGVEDATPSSSSENCVQETPLVLSRCSSVSSLGSFESPSIASSVASDPCSGLGSGTVSPSELPDSPGQTMPPSRSKTPPPAPAPPGEREATQFSLQWESYVKRFLDIADCRERCRLPSELDAGSVRFTVEKPDENFSCASSLSALALHELYVQKDVELRLLPPACPERSSGGGVGPGHRRRDEAGGRLEGPTSTDRDLELLRECLGGAVPARLRKVASALVPGRRTLPVPVYMLVPAPAREDESCTDSAEGTPVTFSSATSLSEETLQGPPGDGGPAQGQKAAGRAAPTRQPAGHRHRAGGMGRSTEQPRGAGRSHAGLELPLCRPPSACRDRDSSRPGRARGDGALQSLCLTTPTEEAVYCFYGNDSDEEPSAAAAVAPPRRASAIPRAVKRESLAGGRKEVQAVPKVAPPKVAAPKVAPPARGQPSLIADETPPCYSLSSSASSLSEPEPFDRTASRPRAREPGVTKDPGPGGRRDGAPRPRAEAELLRRCTGSAVPRRRPQVSGPGCRQSRAAQQEKRPAEGPREHSEEAAGSDHASDLDSVEWRAIQEGANSIVTWLHQAAAAATREASSESDSVLSFASGQSVGSTLQPPLHRKGRRPRAEGQAGSAMRPEKRDRALAQRSGDLEKPRGTQKATSGVPAVLRGRTVIYMPSPATRAQPKGAPGPRSVPRKTGAPNPVQPAAPAKTPGPGQQRSRSLHRPGKISELAALSPPQRSATPPARLAKTPSSSSSQTSPASQPLTRRSPPAVQAAGPLPGPGASPATKTPARALLAKQHKTQKSPVRIPFMQRPARRGPPPLARAAPEPGPRARGGRPGLPRVASARSSGSEASDRSGFRRQLTFIKESPGLLRRRRSELSAAEAATPAAQASLPRRGRPALPAVFLCSSRCDELRGAPRQAPAPQRPPMARPGPGERLPRRTSSESPSRLPVRTPAARPETVKRYASLPHISVARGPDAPAPGPVADNAPCSSTGEAAPGTTWRRIRDEDVPHILRSTLPPRALPLLGSSPEDGPTGPPQRKTSDAVVQTEDFATAKTNSSTSPSLESWATPQATTGGPPSLLLGSDVDGPGPAKAPAPGPFVPASRHGSPSRSARVPPFNYVPSPMVAATTDSAVEKAPAPVPTGLLG from the exons ATGGGGCTCCTGGGGCTGCTGAGCCTGCTGCACTCGGCCTTCTTCGGGGACCAG GCGCTGCAGGAGCTGAAGATGACGAGCTCCGTGGCGCCCTACGAACAGCTGGTGCGGCAGGTGGAGGCCTTGAAGGCCGAGAACAGTCACCTGAGGCAGGAGCTTCGGGATAACTCAAGCCACTTGTCCAAGCTGGAGACAGAAACGTCGGGCATGAAG GAGGTCCTGAAGCACTTGCAGGGCAAGCTGGAGCAGGAGGCCCGCGTGCTGGTGTCCTCAGGGCAGACCGAGGTGCTGGAGCAGCTGAAAG CCCTGCAGATGGACATCACCAGCCTGTACAGCCTCAAGTTCCAACCCCCGGCTCTGGCCCCCGAGCCCACTGCCCGGACCCCCGAGGGAAGCCCGGTGCACAGCTCCGGGCCCTCCAAGGACAGCTTTGGGGAGCTGAGCCGGGCCACCATCCAGCTGCTGGAGGAACTGGACCGGGAACG GTGTTTCCTGTTGAATGAGattgagaaggaggagaaggagaagctcTGGTATTACTCGCAGCTGCAGGGCCTATCCAAGCGCCTGGACGAACTCCCTCACGTGGAGACG TTCTCGATGCAGATGGATCTGATCCGGCAGCAGCTGGAGTTCGAAGCGCAGCACATCCGCTCGCTGATGGAGGAGCGCTTTGGCACCTCGGACGAGATGGTGCAGCGGGCGCAG ATCCGTGCTTCCCGCCTGGAGCAGATCGACAAGGAGTTGCTGTCGGCGCAGGACCGGGTGCAACAGACCGAGCCCCAG GCCTTGCTGGCAGTGAAGTCGATGCCGATGGATGAGGACCCCGAGGCTGAGGTCCCCACGCACCCTGAGGATGGTGCCCCTCAGCCGGGCAACAGCAAG GTGGAGGTGGTCTTCTGGCTGCTGTCCATGCTGGCGACGCGTGACCAGGAGGACACGGCACGGACGCTGCTCGCCATGTCCAGCTCACCTGAGAGCTGCGTGGCCATGCGCCGCTCGGGCTGCCTGCCGCTGCTGCTGCAGATCCTGCACGGCACCGAGGCCGGGGCTGGGGGTCGCAACGGGACCCCAGGGGCGCCGGGAGCCAAGGATGCGCGCATGCGCGCCAATGCAGCGCTGCACAACATCGTCTTCTCCCAGCCGGACCAGGGTCTGGCGCGCAGGGAAATGCGCGTCCTGCACGTGCTCGAGCAGATCCGTGCCTACTGTGAGACCTGCTGGGACTGGCTGCAGGCCCGGGACGGCGGGCCCGAGGGCGGCGGCGCCGGCGGCG CCCCGGTCCCCATCGAGCCACAGATCTGCCAGGCCACCTGCGCCGTGATGAAGCTGTCCTTCGACGAGGAATACCGCCGCGCCATGAACGAGCTGG GTGGGCTGCAGGCTGTGGCGGAGTTACTGCAGGTCGACTATGAGATGCACAAGATGACCCGGGACCCTCTCAACCTGGCCCTGCGCCGATACGCCGGCATGACCCTCACCAACCTAACCTTCGGGGACGTCGCCAACAAG GCCGCACTGTGCGCCCGCCGGGGCTGCATGGAGGCCATCGTGGCGCAGCTGGCGTCCGAGAGTGAGGAGCTGCACCAG GTGGTGTCCAGCATCCTGCGCAACCTGTCCTGGAGGGCGGACATCAGCAGCAAGAAGGTGCTGAGGGAGGTGGGCAGCATGACGGCCCTGATGCAGTGCGTCCTGCGAGCCTCCAAG GAGTCCACCCTGAAGAGCGTGCTCAGCGCCCTGTGGAACCTCTCGGCGCACAGCACGGAGAACAAGGCCGCCATCTGCCAGGTGGACGGCGCCCTGGGCTTCCTGGTCAGCACACTGACCTACAAGTGCCAGAGCAACTCGCTGGCCATCATCGAGAGCGGCGGCGGCATCCTGCGCAACGTGTCCAGCCTCATCGCCACCCGCGAGGACTACAG GCAGGTGCTGCGGGACCACAACTGCCTGCAGACGCTGCTGCAGCACCTGACGTCGCACAGCCTGACCATCGTGAGCAACGCATGCGGCACGCTCTGGAACCTGTCGGCCCGCAGCGCCGGCGACCAGGAGCTGCTGTGGGACCTGGGCGCCGTGGGCATGCTGCGCAACCTGGTGCACTCCAAGCACAAGATGATCGCCATGGGCAGCGCCGCCGCCCTGCGCAACCTGCTGGCCCACCGGCCCGCCAAGTACCAGGCGGCGGCCACCGCCGTCTCCCCCGGCGCCTGTGCGCCCAGCCTGTACGTGCGCAAGCAGCGGGCGCTGGAGGCTGCGCTGGACGCGCGGCACCTGGCGCAGGCGCTCGACCACCTGGAGAAGCAGGGCCTGCCCGAGGCCGaggccgcctccaagaagccgtTGCCGCCCCTGCGCCACCTGGACGGCCTGGCCCAGGACTACGCTTCTGACTCGGGCTGCTTCGATGATGACGACGCACCCTCCCTGGCCACCGCTGCTGCCGCCACCGCCGAGCCTGCCAGCCCCGCCGTGCTGCCCCTCTTCCTGGGCAGCCCCTTCCTGCAGGGCCAGGCGCTGGCCcgcgccccgcccgcccgccggggcGGCCTGGAGTCCGAGAAGGAGGCCGGCGGGGAGGCAGCTGTGGCAGCCAGGGCCAAGGCCAAGCTGGCACTGGCAGTGGCGCGCATCGACCGGCTGGTGGAGGACATCTCGGCCCTGCACACCTCGTCCGACGACAGCTTCAGCCTCAGCTCTGGGGACCCCGGGCAGGAGGCCCCGCGGGAGGGCCGCGCGCACTCCTGCTCCCCTTGCCGGGGGCCCGAGGTGGGGCGGCGAGAGGCCGGCGGCCGGGCTCACCCGCTGCTGCGGCTCAAGGCGGCCCACGCCAGCCTCTCCAACGACAGTCTTAACAGCGGCAGCACCAGCGACGGGCACTGTCCCCGCGAGCACTCGCGGCCCTACCCGCTGGCCGCGCTGGCCGAGCATTGCGAGGGACCCCTGTGCGGCCAGGCGCGGCCCAGCCGGCTTGACCTCAACCTGCCCAGCGGCCAGGTTGAGCCCAAGGCCCGGGACGCCGCGGCCACAGATGCCCGCGTGTGCACCATCAAGCTGTCGCCCACCTACCAGCACGTGCCGCTGCTTGAGGGCACCGCCAGGGCGGGCGCGGGGTCCCTGGCCCCCAGGGCCCGGAAACAGGCCTGGCTGCCCGCAGAGGACCTGAACAAGGTGCCCGAGAAGCTGGCGGCGGAGAAGGCACCCCTCTGCCTGTCGCGCTGCAGCTCCCTGTCCTCACTGTCCTCGGCCGGCCGCCCAGGGCCCAGTGAGGCCGGGGACCTGGACGACAGCGACTCGTccctggaggggctggaggaggccggCCCCAGTGAGGCCGGGCTGGACGGGGCCTGGCAGGGGCCGGGGGCCGCCTCCCTGCCCATGGCCATCCCGGTGCCTCAGCGGGGCCggggcctgggggtggaggaCGCCACGCCGTCCAGCTCGTCCGAGAACTGCGTGCAGGAGACGCCACTGGTGCTGAGCCGCTGCAGCTCGGTCAGCTCGCTGGGCAGCTTCGAGAGCCCATCCATCGCCAGCTCCGTCGCCAGCGACCCGTGCAGCGGGCTGGGCAGCGGCACAGTCAGCCCCAGCGAGCTTCCTGACAGCCCCGGGCAGACCATGCCACCGAGCCGCAGCAAGACGCCCCCGCCAGCCCCCGCGCCGCCGGGCGAGCGTGAGGCCACCCAGTTCAGCCTGCAGTGGGAGAGCTACGTGAAGCGCTTCCTGGACATCGCCGACTGCCGGGAGCGCTGCCGGCTGCCGTCCGAGCTGGACGCGGGCAGCGTGCGCTTCACTGTGGAGAAGCCCGACGAGAACTTCTCATGTGCTTCCAGCCTGAGTGCGCTGGCTCTGCACGAGCTCTACGTGCAGAAGGACGTGGAGCTGCGGCTGCTGCCCCCGGCCTGCCCCGAGCGCAGCAGTGGGGGAGGCGTGGGCCCCGGGCACCGCCGGCGGGACGAGGCCGGCGGCCGCCTCGAAGGGCCAACATCCACCGACCGGGACCTGGAGCTGCTGCGCGAGTGCTTGGGTGGGGCCGTGCCCGCCCGGCTCCGCAAGGTGGCCTCGGCACTGGTGCCTGGCCGCCGCACCCTGCCTGTGCCCGTCTACATGCTGGTGCCTGCCCCAGCCCGGGAGGATGAGTCCTGCACCGACTCGGCCGAGGGTACGCCAGTCACCTTCTCCAGCGCCACCTCCCTCAGCGAGGAAACACTGCAGGGACCCCCCGGGGACGGCGGGCCTGCGCAGGGGCAGAAGGCTGCAGGCCGTGCCGCCCCCACCAGGCAGCCCGCCGGGCACCGGCACAGGGCGGGGGGCATGGGCCGGAGCACAGAGCAGCCCCGGGGGGCTGGCAGGAGCCACGCAGGGCTCGAGCTGCCCCTCTGCCGGCCCCCGAGCGCCTGCAGGGACAGGGACAGCTCCCGCCCGGGCCGGGCGCGTGGGGACGGGGCCCTGCAATCTCTGTGCCTCACGACGCCCACCGAGGAGGCTGTGTACTGCTTCTACGGCAATGACTCAGACGAGGAGCCGTCCGCGGCAGCGGCGGTGGCACCCCCGCGGCGGGCATCTGCGATCCCCCGCGCGGTGAAGAGGGAATCCCTGGCTGGTGGCAGGAAGGAGGTGCAGGCCGTGCCCAAGGTCGCGCCGCCCAAGGTTGCTGCGCCCAAGGTCGCGCCACCCGCCAGGGGCCAGCCCAGCCTCATTGCCGATGAGACGCCACCATGCTACTCCCTGAGCTCCTCCGCCAGCTCCCTGAGCGAGCCTGAACCCTTTGACCGCACGGCCAGCCGGCCCCGAGCCCGCGAGCCAGGGGTCACCAAGGACCCAGGCCCCGGGGGCAGGCGGGACGGCGCCCCCCGCCCGCGGGCCGAGGCAGAGCTGCTCCGGCGCTGCACTGGCTCAGCCGTGCCCAGACGCCGGCCCCAGGTGTCTGGCCCAGGGTGCCGCCAGTCCCGAGCGGCGCAGCAGGAGAAGAGGCCAGCAGAGGGGCCCCGGGAGCACAGTGAGGAGGCGGCGGGCTCGGACCACGCCTCAGACCTGGACAGCGTCGAGTGGCGCGCCATCCAGGAGGGGGCCAACTCCATCGTCACGTGGCTACACCAGGCAGCGGCGGCGGCCACCCGCGAGGCCTCCTCTGAGTCCGACTCCGTTCTGTCCTTTGCCTCAGGGCAGTCGGTGGGCTCCACCCTGCAGCCTCCCCTGCACAGGAAGGGGCGACGGCCAAGGGCAGAGGGCCAGGCGGGCAGTGCCATGCGGCCAGAGAAACGGGACAGGGCTCTGGCCCAGCGCAGCGGCGACCTGGAGAAGCCACGTGGCACTCAGAAGGCCACGTCTGGGGTGCCAGCCGTGCTCCGGGGACGGACGGTGATCTACATGCCCAGCCCAGCGACCCGGGCCCAGCCCAAAGGTGCCCCTGGGCCCCGCAGTGTGCCGAGAAAGACGGGAGCCCCAAACCCagtgcagccagcagcccccgcCAAAACCCCAGGCCCCGGGCAGCAGCGGTCTCGAAGCCTGCACCGACCTGGCAAGATCTCAGAGCTGGCGGCGCTGAGCCCCCCTCAGAGGAGCGCCACGCCACCCGCCCGCCTGGCCAAGACCCCCTCGTCGAGCTCCTCCCAGACCTCCCCGGCCTCCCAGCCTCTGACGAGGAGGTCACCCCCGGCCGTCCAGGCTGCAGGACCCCTGCCTGGCCCCGGGGCCTCCCCCGCAACCAAGACTCCCGCCCGGGCCCTGCTGGCCAAGCAGCACAAGACACAGAAGTCGCCCGTGCGGATCCCCTTCATGCAGAGGCCCGCCAGGCGGGGGCCGCCACCCCTGGCCAGGGCAGCCCCGGAGCCAGGTCCAAGGGCCCGAGGGGGCCGCCCGGGGCTGCCTCGTGTGGCCTCCGCCCGCTCCAGCGGCAGCGAGGCCTCCGACCGCTCCGGTTTCCGGCGGCAGCTGACCTTCATCAAGGAGTCGCCGGGCCTGCTGCGCCGGCGACGCTCCGAACTGTCCGCCGCCGAGGCCGCCACCCCGGCTGCCCAGGCCAGCCTGCCCCGCCGTGGCCGGCCCGCGCTACCCGCCGTCTTCCTATGCTCCTCGCGCTGTGATGAGCTGCGGGGGGCCCCCCGGCAGGCTCCGGCCCCCCAGCGGCCCCCCatggcccggcccggcccgggcgAGCGGCTGCCCCGGCGCACCAGCTCTGAGAGCCCGTCTCGCCTGCCGGTCCGCACGCCGGCCGCGCGGCCCGAGACGGTCAAGCGCTACGCCTCCCTGCCTCACATCAGTGTGGCCCGCGGGCCCGACGCCCCCGCCCCTGGGCCTGTGGCGGACAACGCGCCCTGCAGCAGCACTGGGGAGGCCGCGCCGGGCACCACGTGGCGTCGCATCCGGGACGAGGACGTCCCGCACATCCTGCGGAGCACGCTGCCCCCCCGCGCCCTGCCCCTGCTGGGCTCCTCACCCGAGGACGGCCCCACAGGCCCTCCGCAGCGCAAGACCAGCGACGCCGTGGTCCAGACCGAGGACTTCGCGACTGCCAAGACCAACTCGAGCACGTCCCCGAGCCTGGAGAGCTGGGCGACCCCACAGGCCACGACCGGCggccccccctccctcctcctcggcAGCGACGTGGACGGGCCGGGCCCCGCCAAGGCGCCCGCCCCCGGCCCCTTCGTCCCCGCCAGCCGACACGGCTCCCCCAGCCGCTCCGCCCGCGTCCCCCCCTTCAACTACGTGCCCAGCCCCATGGTGGCAGCCACCACTGACTCTGCCGTGGAGAAAGCCCCCGCCCCCGTCCCTACCGGCCTCCTGGGATAG